GGGACCTTATACAGAAAAGGGAAAAGATATGGGGTTAAGTTTAgaaggcaaaaacacacacacacaaacacactcacacacagaggggaacgacacctgggctgggctgggttggagtgtgtgagtgggtgtgtgggtaAGTGGAatgaaagacaagaagaagggcGCAGGGCGGTGTGAGGCAGGGATGGGAAGGTCCAGCCTTGCAGCCTGCTTGCTGGGTATGGATGGTTCAGAGGTGTCCATTCCGCGTTCAGAAGTCAAAAACCCCAGCCACACAGCTCCCTTCCAACAAAAGTGACTTCAACAAGCATCTCGCCTACCTGAGCTGGTTCAGGatgagttaaggttaagttaagagataaatcatctaatacaagagcttttcctATCCTATTCCTATTctagctcttctattagatgatttacctcttaacttaaccttaacttatcctgaaccagctttgtagtatagcctTGGGTACTCATAACAATCAGCCGAGATGGTTGGATCAAATTCATGGCGGCGGCATGGGGGTTTTAACGTTCTGGACCCGGGATCGTCACCTCTGGTGTTAgtggtgttagtgttagtgttagcgTCGTCTACTCGGTCTGGGGCACGGAGATGGCTGGCCCCTTGGGGTCATCGAAGCGGTCCATGGTGCGCAGCTGCATGATCATGTGCAGGCCGTAGGTGAGGATGAGCACCATCAGCAGGGAGGTCAGCAGCCCCATCCAGATGCCCGGCGTGAAGAAGCCCGCGCAGTCGCTGGCGTACGAGAAGTCCTTACCTGACAAGCTGAAGCCCTGGATctgtggcagagagagggggaggggagagagatgatgaagagatgatgagaggtagcctgattatcatcaactttcaaatctctgttcgagacttggtctgaccaagagcttaacataaataaacatttccCAAATTCCGtaggcctcccttggtttgctaatggttgcatgcttcctgaccaagtgggaggagttcccgattttctgggagctcagaaacgacatttgtattgctcttggcctgactaaaggagaggaggagacgaagaGAGGCAGACGGAGAGAAATGAATGACCTTGCCGACGCGGACATCTCAGAATCTGGACATATCAGATAGCCATTTTATTAGTAAaagcttaattaaaaaaaacatggcctCTGGCCTCATGATTATTTTCAAATGTATTACAAATTGGATTAATGAGATATTCTTCCCTTTATGTAGTACATTAACCATACCAAATAGCTTCTTTTTGCCAAGTACGGCTAGCCATCTATTTAAGTCTTATCATTTATTGATAGAAAGCAGAGAGAAAGTAAATACATAACACTAGGCCCTCAGccgctgtgatggagtgaccttcACTAGAGTTATGGGTGTGTTCTCACTGTCcagccaacgagcctggctctttggtgtagcggtcagagccccagtttaattccccagaaggtccgggttcgagtcccggctgggcaactccactccccttcgctacagccgCCAAGTGAGAGGTCGCCAGCGTACCTGGAAGTCGCTGAAGGAGAGCTTCCACTGGTTGGCGGCATCCTTGGAGGTGCGGGGCACCAGCTGGGGGTAGCGGTGGCTGGTCACAACTTCGCAGCGGTAGGAGTACTCGGCCGGGGCGTAGATGGAGCGGCTCCCGTTGAAGGTGGCCTTCTTGCCCTCGTACTCCAGCACCACCTCATCCATGGTGAACCAGCGGCGCGCCGACACCTTGTACATGCGCTGGCTCATCACGAAGCTGCACAGGAGGAAAGCCACGGCATAGCAGGCAGGAAGGTCAAAAAaaaattgtatgttttttttttgtatgtttcaagtatgttttgggggctttttgggcctttattatgacatgatagtgtgagaggagacaggaagttagctggagagagatttggggtaggactgggaaatgacactggccggactcgaaccggggtccccatgggcatgcaagcccaaatgtggggggtttagCGCGCTGCTGCAGGGTGGTCAATGTATTCAACAGCCTAGCTTTGTAGTGCGCACTGTTCTGCCAGCGGAACACTTATCTATTATTAGAAATCCTCGCTGTGAACTTTATCATCAACATAGAAATAATGCATTTAAAATGCAGTACCTGTATTCATCATAAATCTAAAAATTTCTCATAGGGATAGTTTATAGCCTGATATCGATCAGAATGTTATAACGCATGACTGGCTGTGGTTTTTATGACACGGTCATTTTAATTGTAGGCTAACTACATAGGTGAAGATAATAGAGGTTAGCGATTGACAAAAGGCAAATAAAATTGTTTTATACTTAAAACGCCATCTACTACTCCAGCATGAAAAATGTAGATCCAAACTGGTGGCTGCAAGAATCCAACTATATTTTCGAACTAGTCGGTGCGAGACCATAGAGTCTCACTATGCGAGTGGTGGTGCCACCATAACCTTACACCTGTCATTAACTATTTTACACCCGAGATCGATTTACCAGTGCAAAATACAAATGTCCATCTCAAGCAATTTCCAAAAAGAGTAAAACTAAGCACTAACAAGTTGGAAGGAAATATGCAAAGTGACACATCAGACAAGTGACTCAAATGAACAAAGTGACTCAGATAGACATGCAGTTTTGTTTCCAGGCTTCTACTCACATGATTTTGAATGTGTTAAACCCAAGAACCTCCTTGTAGTTCAGGGCCAGactgaaaaacaaacccaaaccaaaccaaacagtcAAACACAATAACAGTCATTCGGAATACCTACACTGCTATTAGAGTGCAAAGCATGAAAAGTCTTTCCtttccaatgttttttttaacgttttaaaCGAGGGATAACGGAAAATTAGCAGTATTGAATCCTAGTAAGTCACATAATTGAGACATAAATAATGAGCCATAGTCCATGTTGGTCACAACTTCATCCAATCTATATGCTCTATATCCTCAGAGCCTACACACTGCATACAGCTGTATTTCAGAGCATTCCATTTTGTCTGCCAACTTCTGCTTACTGTAAGCTGCTTTGATTCCCTTATTTTAAAacgttatttatttttaattacgAGACACTTTTGTGTTTTTATATGGATAATACGATATATGATGCTACTACATGATATATAATTCTATTAATTACACTCGACAAATAAAAGATTGTATACTCTGACTCATTTCATCTCCTGACCTGGAGTGGGTTTCGTTGCAGAAGGAGCCGTGCAGCGTGACGGTAGCCGACTCCCCGAAGGTCTCCTTGGAGAGGTCGGCCCTGCTCCACTTGTTCTCCCTCAGGATGCTGACGGTCAGGTTCTCGGCCCACAGCATGATGCAGGGCTTCTCCGGGCTCTCGCTCTCCTTGAACTCCAGAGGGGGGTAGGCCACCCcagccttctccttctccttctgctcTTCCCTGTTCCTGTTCTTGTACCGACGGGACTGCAGGAGGGAACGTCCACCCACAGACTGGATGTCCAGGGAGGCATCCTCGATCACCTTCAAGAGAAGTCAAGAGGCGAGAGTTGAGGAACAAGAGGCGAGAGTTGAGGAACAAGAGACGAGACCTCACGACAGAATAGAATGTCTCTTGTACTCAACCACATTTGTGGGCACGGTATTTAactcattgatgcctgaagcacctgcaaaaaacgcctgctgaatgcctaagcccttgttgggaaagttgccctcagcctagaAAAACCTAAATATCCTCGCCTCtgatgcacacaaaaacatgaaacatgattgcatttaaaccttaagaccctcatcttgcattagaatgtgttcattcagctgtaacatacccatatttttatttaaaaagccaaaatctcaagagcctcaaTGCAGCGTagacgagtcatcaggctaaaatgggttaagtgggACACAGAGAGCCACTTACTCTAGATGGCTGCAGTCCAGTGTAGACAGCAGTGTAGGGGACAGCCTGGTTGTGCATGATGCTCAATACCTGCCCAATCACCTCATCTACACAccaggaaaaaacaaacaaacccagtTAATTCACATTGACATCAGCAATTAATACAAAGTAGAGCATTCACTAAAGAGCTGACTGTGATTGATTCTGACATGATCACCTTTCCTACAACACTTACAGCACTTTTACGTACAACAATTTCAGAACAGAAGAGGAGTTAAAAAAGAAGTAAAAAGACACATGCTTACCATTTCCACTAAGGACTTCTTTCGCGGACATCATATCAGCACTGGATCAATGAAAGACAGAGCAATTATATGTCAAGTCTTGTACAGTGTTTAAAAACATTACACAAAGTTGAATACTTCAGAAGTTTTTCATGTGCTGGGACTTTTCTGGCAATTTCTACGACATACCCGCCCTGGGCCGCTGCAACAACATCCCTCTGCACAGGCCACTAACTTAAAAGTTAAAAACACTTACCCTTATGATAGCTATGAACCATTTGAAGAAAGATTTTTATCGTTCACGACTGTCCAAAAGGGCAATCACATAAAATGCACCATAAGTATAATGGAGACGACACAGAATATCCaggaattttatttttatttttttat
This Engraulis encrasicolus isolate BLACKSEA-1 chromosome 10, IST_EnEncr_1.0, whole genome shotgun sequence DNA region includes the following protein-coding sequences:
- the atp6ap1a gene encoding ATPase H+ transporting accessory protein 1a — protein: MADLKMLSCSVVFVFLCCAASFGKCNDQVPLIMWTSAGSTLGSQTPPAAGHIVSTSQLESYLQTALTNSPHNVLLFLQDKLSMDDFTMYGGVFGNKQESSFSSLEVALQSSSPLLLPSVARPAAASVTGMLQEQLDTAPLYMDPETLAQLRLNASVAALLVFRLPYATSADMMSAKEVLSGNDEVIGQVLSIMHNQAVPYTAVYTGLQPSRVIEDASLDIQSVGGRSLLQSRRYKNRNREEQKEKEKAGVAYPPLEFKESESPEKPCIMLWAENLTVSILRENKWSRADLSKETFGESATVTLHGSFCNETHSSLALNYKEVLGFNTFKIIFVMSQRMYKVSARRWFTMDEVVLEYEGKKATFNGSRSIYAPAEYSYRCEVVTSHRYPQLVPRTSKDAANQWKLSFSDFQIQGFSLSGKDFSYASDCAGFFTPGIWMGLLTSLLMVLILTYGLHMIMQLRTMDRFDDPKGPAISVPQTE